In the Thermodesulfovibrio yellowstonii DSM 11347 genome, one interval contains:
- a CDS encoding efflux RND transporter periplasmic adaptor subunit translates to MKKKIKEETVEANKEKKLNIEKIKQIGGTFIGKKTMLMIAGIIILVLIIMVVLFSRDSSAIKYKTEEIKKGNLTVMVTATGTLEAKKTVTVGSELSGIIKTVYVTYNDRVKAGQILAKIDTSKLEAQLAQAEASLESAKAKQLQAQATVDEALLKLKQLQKVKELSGGKMPSQTEMDSAEASYRRALAELASAKASIMEAQAKIKEYKTEISKSFIRSPIRGIVLKRNVEPGQTVAATLEAPELFTIAEDLTKMELHLNIDEADVGKIKEGQRATFKVDAYPEQTFDGKVIQVRYASKTVSNVVTYTAILEVSNPELLLRPGMTATADILVKEIKDTLLIPSSALKFTPYTENQEKSENGFISKLLPGPPRSITQKQESFSKTEKKIWILKDGKAYPVILTIGETSNGWTQVINGDIKSGMKVIVEAVTKGK, encoded by the coding sequence ATGAAGAAGAAAATTAAGGAGGAAACTGTGGAGGCAAATAAGGAAAAAAAATTAAACATAGAAAAAATCAAGCAAATAGGAGGAACTTTCATAGGCAAGAAAACCATGCTCATGATAGCAGGGATAATTATTCTTGTATTGATTATAATGGTAGTTTTATTTTCCAGAGATTCATCCGCCATAAAATATAAAACCGAAGAGATAAAGAAAGGGAATTTAACAGTAATGGTTACAGCTACAGGAACACTTGAAGCGAAAAAAACAGTGACTGTGGGAAGTGAACTGTCAGGAATTATAAAAACAGTATATGTTACTTATAATGACAGAGTAAAGGCAGGACAGATTCTTGCAAAGATTGATACATCAAAACTGGAAGCACAACTCGCTCAGGCTGAAGCTTCCCTTGAATCTGCCAAAGCAAAGCAATTACAGGCACAGGCAACAGTGGATGAAGCTCTGTTAAAACTTAAACAGCTTCAGAAGGTTAAGGAATTGAGTGGAGGCAAAATGCCATCTCAAACAGAGATGGATTCAGCAGAGGCTTCTTACAGAAGAGCTCTGGCAGAACTTGCATCAGCAAAGGCTTCTATAATGGAAGCACAGGCAAAAATAAAAGAGTATAAAACAGAGATATCAAAATCTTTTATACGGTCACCAATTAGAGGGATAGTACTCAAAAGAAATGTTGAGCCTGGTCAGACCGTGGCAGCAACTCTTGAAGCACCTGAACTCTTTACGATTGCTGAAGATTTAACAAAGATGGAACTACATCTTAATATAGATGAAGCTGATGTTGGCAAAATAAAAGAGGGACAAAGGGCAACTTTTAAAGTTGATGCATATCCAGAACAAACCTTTGATGGGAAAGTTATTCAGGTAAGATATGCATCAAAAACTGTATCAAATGTAGTGACCTATACAGCCATTCTTGAAGTCAGCAATCCAGAACTTCTATTAAGACCCGGTATGACAGCCACTGCCGATATTCTGGTAAAGGAAATTAAAGATACTCTCTTAATTCCTTCATCTGCTCTGAAATTTACTCCTTATACTGAAAACCAAGAGAAATCCGAAAATGGATTTATTAGTAAACTATTACCAGGACCACCTCGCTCTATTACTCAGAAACAAGAAAGTTTCTCCAAGACAGAGAAAAAAATATGGATTTTAAAAGATGGGAAAGCCTATCCTGTTATTCTTACTATAGGCGAGACAAGTAATGGCTGGACTCAGGTAATAAACGGTGATATAAAGTCTGGAATGAAGGTAATAGTAGAGGCTGTTACTAAGGGTAAATAA
- a CDS encoding ABC transporter ATP-binding protein, with protein sequence MNNFSEYLIELTGIKKNYGKPPALIQALRGIDLKVREGEFVAIMGPSGSGKTTCLSIIGLLDTPTEGKYFFNGVEIGELNRLQRALLRRYYIGFVFQSFNLLKRATALENVELPLIYHGISTKERKHRALKALEIVGLKGRESHTPGELSGGQQQRVAIARALVTNPSAILADEPTGNLDTAMSQEIMNLLTTLNQTQGITIIMITHEPDIASYAERIINFRDGLIVSETINRRQ encoded by the coding sequence ATGAACAATTTTTCTGAGTACTTAATAGAACTTACAGGAATAAAAAAAAATTATGGCAAACCTCCCGCTCTTATTCAGGCACTCAGAGGAATAGACCTCAAGGTAAGAGAGGGAGAATTTGTTGCCATAATGGGACCAAGTGGATCAGGAAAAACAACCTGTCTTAGCATAATAGGCTTGCTTGACACTCCCACTGAAGGGAAATACTTTTTCAATGGAGTTGAGATAGGAGAACTTAATCGTTTACAACGCGCTTTGTTAAGAAGATATTATATTGGTTTTGTATTCCAAAGCTTTAATTTATTGAAACGAGCAACAGCTCTGGAAAATGTGGAACTCCCATTGATTTATCATGGAATTTCTACAAAAGAAAGAAAACATCGTGCGCTGAAAGCTTTAGAAATTGTAGGATTGAAGGGAAGAGAAAGCCATACTCCAGGTGAACTTTCTGGTGGACAGCAGCAGAGAGTAGCAATTGCACGTGCGCTTGTAACAAATCCTTCTGCAATACTTGCAGACGAACCAACAGGAAATCTTGATACAGCCATGAGTCAGGAAATAATGAATTTGTTAACAACGCTTAATCAAACTCAAGGTATAACAATAATAATGATTACTCATGAGCCAGATATAGCATCATATGCAGAGAGAATAATAAATTTCAGAGATGGACTTATTGTGTCAGAGACCATTAACAGGAGACAATAA
- a CDS encoding ABC transporter permease, whose translation MLWNMINVALREIKRNLLRSILTVLGIVIGVSSVITMVTVGNGATEQVKQQIASMGSNILMITPGKRFGPGQAGGTIQFKEIDMQAIKNEILSVENVTPVTNDSLIAVYGNQNWTTQVTGTDNNYFKVSNRIIKEGRLFSDSEIRSGTSVCIIGETVKIKLFGGQNALGERIRIGKLSCEVIGLLEAKGQSAMGTDQDDIIIIPLRTFQRRISGSQDIAMIMVSIKKDISTEKAQQDIRELMRERRHLSQNEDDNFTIMDMKEISKMLTETTRLLTALLGAVAAVSLLVGGIGIMNIMLVSVTERTREIGIRLAIGAIERDILIQFLVEATVLSSSGGLLGIFIALIASFLVCNFIQVPFNFNVGINLISFLFSAFVGIVFGFFPAKKAARLDPMIALRNE comes from the coding sequence ATGCTATGGAACATGATTAATGTTGCATTACGAGAAATAAAAAGAAATCTTTTAAGGTCAATCCTAACAGTGCTTGGTATTGTAATTGGTGTATCTTCTGTCATAACAATGGTGACAGTTGGTAATGGAGCTACAGAACAGGTAAAACAGCAGATTGCCAGCATGGGAAGCAATATATTAATGATAACACCAGGGAAAAGATTCGGTCCTGGGCAAGCAGGTGGAACAATTCAGTTTAAAGAAATAGACATGCAAGCAATAAAGAATGAAATCTTATCAGTTGAAAATGTTACTCCAGTTACAAATGATTCTTTAATAGCTGTATATGGCAATCAAAACTGGACAACGCAGGTTACAGGAACAGACAACAACTATTTCAAGGTTTCAAACAGAATCATTAAAGAGGGAAGACTTTTCAGTGATAGTGAAATTAGGAGTGGAACATCAGTTTGCATAATTGGAGAAACTGTTAAAATAAAACTTTTTGGAGGGCAGAATGCACTGGGAGAAAGAATTCGGATTGGGAAACTCTCCTGCGAAGTCATTGGGCTACTTGAGGCAAAAGGACAGTCAGCAATGGGAACTGATCAGGATGATATTATTATTATCCCCCTAAGAACTTTTCAGAGACGGATATCAGGTAGTCAGGATATAGCGATGATAATGGTCTCAATAAAAAAGGATATCTCCACAGAAAAAGCTCAACAGGATATAAGAGAACTAATGAGAGAAAGAAGACATCTTTCTCAAAATGAAGATGACAACTTTACAATTATGGACATGAAGGAAATATCAAAAATGCTTACCGAAACTACAAGACTTCTAACAGCTTTACTTGGAGCTGTGGCTGCTGTAAGTCTTCTTGTAGGTGGCATAGGCATAATGAATATCATGCTTGTCTCTGTAACTGAAAGAACAAGAGAAATAGGCATAAGGCTTGCAATTGGAGCAATTGAAAGAGATATTCTTATACAATTTCTGGTGGAAGCAACAGTTTTATCATCTTCAGGTGGATTGTTAGGAATTTTTATTGCTTTAATAGCATCTTTTTTAGTTTGCAATTTTATACAAGTTCCATTTAATTTTAATGTTGGAATAAATTTAATATCTTTCCTTTTTTCAGCATTTGTGGGAATAGTATTTGGCTTTTTCCCGGCAAAAAAAGCAGCAAGGCTTGATCCTATGATAGCACTAAGGAATGAGTAA
- a CDS encoding TraB/GumN family protein codes for MLFKRKKLKMIWGIKGKGKTSYLIGTSHIFSHSFRDFLEYHISKTESVVIEGPLDKEEMEKVVKTGIQSSESSLHDILDEQTVELMITKFINISLEKVIPSIREFSEPYLRAYYNTSIKDILKNYRHWMAFFSLWYLFLNLMDWKYSMDLDAFKIAHKLKKKVYYLEKIDEQIEALESIPLIKTVNFIKKIDFWESYIKNYEKIYLKGDLNNLISHTQEFPTRCESIINKRDPVLYERMYPFLERGDSLILVGITHIAGIIDRAIKDGFHIIE; via the coding sequence ATGCTATTTAAAAGAAAAAAACTAAAAATGATATGGGGAATTAAGGGAAAAGGTAAAACATCCTATTTAATTGGTACATCCCATATATTTTCACATAGTTTTAGAGATTTCTTAGAATACCATATTTCTAAAACTGAATCGGTAGTAATAGAAGGACCGCTTGATAAAGAAGAAATGGAAAAGGTTGTAAAAACAGGGATACAAAGTTCAGAGTCATCTCTCCATGATATTCTTGATGAACAAACTGTAGAACTTATGATTACAAAGTTTATAAATATTTCCTTAGAAAAGGTTATTCCCTCTATAAGAGAATTTTCAGAGCCTTATTTGAGAGCTTATTATAATACATCAATCAAAGATATTTTGAAAAATTATAGACACTGGATGGCTTTTTTCAGTTTGTGGTATCTCTTTTTAAATCTTATGGATTGGAAGTATTCTATGGATTTAGATGCATTTAAAATAGCTCATAAACTTAAAAAAAAGGTTTATTATCTTGAAAAAATAGATGAACAGATAGAGGCTTTAGAAAGCATTCCACTGATTAAAACTGTTAACTTCATCAAAAAAATAGATTTTTGGGAAAGTTATATAAAAAACTATGAGAAAATATATTTAAAAGGAGACCTGAATAACCTGATCAGTCATACTCAGGAATTTCCAACAAGATGTGAATCTATAATTAATAAACGTGATCCTGTTTTATATGAAAGAATGTATCCATTCTTAGAGCGAGGTGATTCCCTTATTCTTGTAGGAATTACACATATAGCCGGAATTATAGATAGAGCTATTAAAGATGGATTTCATATCATTGAATAA
- a CDS encoding heavy-metal-associated domain-containing protein, protein MKEMKIFIEGMSCAHCIKRVSHALEEAGVTEADVKIGEANIIFDETKTNLDKIAKALEEAGYKLKN, encoded by the coding sequence ATGAAAGAAATGAAAATTTTTATTGAAGGAATGAGTTGTGCTCATTGTATTAAGAGGGTTTCCCATGCACTTGAAGAAGCTGGAGTTACAGAAGCAGATGTAAAAATTGGAGAAGCTAACATTATCTTTGATGAAACTAAAACAAACCTTGACAAAATTGCAAAAGCTCTTGAAGAAGCAGGTTATAAACTAAAAAATTAG
- the pheT gene encoding phenylalanine--tRNA ligase subunit beta, giving the protein MKVPFSWLTEYIEGEIELKRTSDALTMAGLEVGAIEEFDSDTVLDLEITPNRADCLSIIGIAREIKAIFGLKLKKPSFKIKKELKDNKFTISIANPELCYRYAGRIVRDVKISPSPQWLKKRLEASGIRSINNVVDITNYVLLEYGHPLHAFDLDRLEGYQIRVGTPEAFRKSIEEIVTLDGVKRKINHDDLLIWDGVKPVAVAGIMGGANTEVTDKTTNILIESAYFKPERIRKTSKRLGISTEASYRFERGTDIETLKEALDRAAFLIQELTGGTVYEAIDVYPVKIPEKKILFSMEKICKFIGVTLKDKEVLRILELLEINVTKKDEKFYIASIPTHRQDLAIEEDIAEEVARIYGYDTIPAQMPSAFKYVTENHELTKKRKFLNLIRDYLISLGYSEAVNFSFMSPDDLNVFGISENDIRRHYISLVNPLRQEESIMRTMLLPSLLKNTEKNTARGIENLRLFEIGKVFIAQEGASLPQEIVHLGIITKKEEIKSSFKDDPYDFYALKGLIEGVFRHFKINNIRYIRSNEVFLHPGQSADILIKGEKIGFIGVISPEVLSKLDFKTKPFICMAEIDLNRLFSFAEAEIKYKPFSTYPAVKRDTALILPIDFESQRIFDIIKSFDNELIENVFIFDVYQGKGIPEGKKSIAFRITYRASDRTLTAEEVENIHNNLIGKIIAETGAALRI; this is encoded by the coding sequence ATGAAAGTTCCTTTCAGTTGGTTAACGGAATATATTGAAGGTGAGATAGAACTAAAAAGAACTTCTGATGCTCTTACAATGGCAGGGCTTGAAGTAGGAGCGATTGAAGAGTTTGATAGTGATACAGTTCTTGACCTTGAAATAACTCCCAATAGAGCAGATTGCCTAAGTATTATTGGCATAGCAAGAGAAATTAAAGCAATATTTGGACTAAAACTTAAAAAACCTTCCTTTAAAATTAAGAAAGAATTAAAAGATAATAAGTTTACCATTTCTATTGCAAATCCTGAGCTTTGCTATCGCTACGCAGGAAGAATTGTAAGAGATGTAAAAATTTCTCCATCTCCTCAATGGCTTAAAAAAAGACTTGAGGCATCAGGTATTCGTTCAATAAACAATGTAGTTGATATAACTAACTATGTTTTGCTTGAATATGGGCATCCTCTTCATGCTTTTGATCTTGACCGTCTTGAAGGATATCAGATCAGAGTAGGAACTCCAGAAGCTTTTAGGAAAAGCATAGAAGAGATTGTAACGCTTGACGGAGTAAAAAGAAAAATAAACCATGATGACCTTTTAATATGGGATGGAGTAAAACCTGTTGCAGTTGCTGGAATTATGGGAGGAGCGAATACAGAGGTTACTGATAAGACTACAAATATTTTAATTGAGAGTGCTTATTTTAAACCAGAGCGAATAAGAAAAACATCCAAAAGACTTGGAATATCAACAGAAGCTTCTTACAGGTTTGAAAGGGGAACAGACATAGAAACTCTTAAGGAAGCTCTTGACAGAGCAGCATTTCTTATTCAGGAGCTTACAGGTGGGACTGTCTATGAGGCTATAGATGTGTATCCTGTGAAAATTCCAGAGAAGAAAATTTTATTCAGCATGGAAAAGATATGTAAGTTTATCGGAGTTACTTTGAAGGATAAAGAAGTTTTGAGAATTCTTGAACTTCTTGAAATAAATGTTACAAAGAAAGATGAAAAATTTTATATTGCAAGTATACCCACACACAGACAAGACCTGGCAATAGAAGAAGATATTGCAGAAGAAGTTGCAAGAATTTATGGCTATGATACAATTCCTGCTCAGATGCCTTCAGCATTTAAATATGTTACTGAAAATCATGAACTTACCAAAAAAAGAAAATTTTTAAATCTTATAAGAGACTATTTAATTTCACTGGGTTATAGTGAAGCTGTTAATTTCAGCTTTATGTCTCCAGATGATCTTAATGTATTCGGTATATCAGAAAATGATATAAGAAGGCATTATATTTCTCTTGTTAACCCTTTAAGGCAGGAAGAATCAATAATGAGAACAATGCTATTGCCAAGTCTGCTAAAAAATACTGAAAAAAATACTGCACGTGGTATAGAAAATTTAAGACTTTTTGAAATAGGGAAAGTATTTATAGCCCAAGAAGGAGCTTCTCTTCCACAGGAAATTGTTCATCTTGGCATAATTACAAAAAAGGAAGAAATTAAATCTTCATTTAAGGATGACCCATATGATTTTTATGCGTTAAAAGGATTGATAGAGGGAGTTTTCAGACATTTTAAAATAAACAATATCCGTTATATAAGGTCTAATGAAGTATTCCTGCATCCTGGGCAGTCAGCAGATATTTTAATCAAAGGAGAAAAAATAGGTTTTATTGGAGTTATATCACCAGAAGTTCTCTCAAAGCTTGATTTTAAAACAAAACCATTTATATGCATGGCAGAAATTGATCTTAATAGATTGTTTAGTTTTGCTGAGGCAGAAATAAAATATAAACCATTTTCAACATATCCTGCTGTTAAGAGAGACACAGCCCTGATACTGCCTATTGATTTTGAATCTCAGAGAATATTTGATATTATAAAGTCCTTTGATAACGAACTTATTGAGAATGTTTTTATTTTTGATGTCTATCAAGGTAAAGGAATTCCTGAGGGCAAAAAAAGTATTGCATTCAGAATAACCTATAGAGCATCTGACAGAACATTAACAGCAGAGGAAGTTGAAAATATTCACAATAATTTGATTGGAAAAATTATAGCTGAAACTGGAGCTGCCCTCAGAATCTAA